ACATTTTGTTCATGTGCACTCTACAGGCATCGAGCCATGTTCCAGTTCCATTCTATGATGGACCTAATAAATTCCTAGAAGGTAAGGTTTCAGATTTGTGAAGTTCAATTACCATTTCACTTTAGTCCTACATGTCTGGATGCTTATCCTTCTTTCCTACAGTTAAATGATCTTGCTAGTTAGCCTGCTACAAGGACATTTATTGGGCCTTAACTAGGAATCTGTATCAGAAACAAGTGAAAAATCTAGATAGTCTGGCAAAACTTTGTATTATCTGCTAAAGCACACTAGTGTTTGTTGTCAAATTATATTCTTGAGACTTTTGGCATATGCAGGCTCCATTCTCAGTCACTCACCATACCCTATCTCCTTCATTTTGCATGGTAGTTAATCAATGTAGTTAGTACTTCCTGCTTGTCCCTAAAGACTCCCAAATAGTTTGTTCCAAAACAGCATTGTGAATTTTACTGACTTACATCACGCTGAAAGAACTACGATCATGATTAACTTGCCATAAAAGCAGACTCCAGAAATATAGCTTCCATAAAAATAATAGATCAGAGAAATTCATGTTACTTGGGGACGGCAAATCAGCTAAACACTGTTATTTTCTTTTGATGTAATTTGTTCCATCAGCTAAACACTAGTATTTATTTTCGTGTAATTTGTTCTTAGAAGCTAGATGACCCATCATGTTGTTGTTTTTACATTTTGTATGACTAATATTATCCAATGACAAACTCTTCCATGGACCATGGAAGATAAATCCTAGGTTTGCCATGGTTATGTGTTGATTGTATGGGAAAACAATCCTGTAATTCATAAATAAAATATGTAGGATGAATATTGTCACTGCTATATGTTTTGTGTGGTAATAAATAACAAAATCGAGCATTAGAACACTATGTAAGCTCTCCCATATATTGGCTGAGCCCACACTGAAAAATCTCATCAAGAACTTGAGATGAAAGCCATGTTATGTGGGGCTAGGTAAGAGCTTCCTTCCAAACCAAACTATAACAAACTAAAGGCACATCATAAATCATGTACATGTTCCAGTCTGTATATTTCAGTGCTTGTCAGGAGCTCATTATGAAACTGCAATCATGGAAGCTGTTCTAAAATGGCTTTTTACAGTGGACAGTAATGATTATTGGTggaatttcagtttttttttctttgtgtTAGGTAAGTTTAAGGAATGTGTAAAGACAATGATGTTTCTTCATGTGTAGATGGACTTTGATCATATGATTATTTAAGCTGTATAGACAATGATGTTTGATTAAGCTATGCCGTCCATTTTTGATTAAGCTATGATGTCCTTTTGACCGATTAAACTGTAAACTGTTAGCATTTCAGTCAAGATGGGAAATTGCTTTCTTTAAACTTGCCAACTGTGAAAATATGTATGCTGAATTGTGCCTGAAGAATTTTGGCTTTAGTACATGTTGCCATGCCAAGGACAGTGAGCGGGTTTTATCCAAATGAACACATAATTTTTCTCATGCTGTGTTTTTTTTATCACAACAACAATCCTCTTGTCCTAGATACGGTTTTAAGGCACTCAAGcaacatattttaaattatgtaCCAGCATAAGTATATAACAAAAATAGAAGagcaaataaatgttccaacagaGATATAATTATGTAAGATGTGCTATAATATAGTTTCTTTCGACAGTTGATGTAATAATTGTCATACTATCTTTCTTATTAGCACTAGGCGTTAATATTTGGCGTGCTAATAGGTATAGGACTTTAGTGGGCTGAATATAAAACCAGTATACTTTGACACTCCAGAAGATCATGTTGTGACCCAAGGAGCCTGGCAGTTCCGGAGAGCACATACTTTCCATTAAGAGAGGGGATGCAACATGATCCAAGATGAACTGCTCCTCATACTTATTTCTCATAGTTGGTGGCACATAAAGTAGAACTGATGTCTATTTTGCCAGTAATAAGGAAATTTTATCATTAATActgaaatatatatatatttaaatttcaACTGCTCTCGGCGTTCACACTTTATCCTAGATTTTCTTGTATTCCACTCTTCTGGCACTTTTTCTGTGCTAGTGAAAAGAAGTCTTCATGAAAATGATCATTAGTTTATGCTTATTCGAAATTTATGTTTGTCTTCAATTCCAGAATCAAGAGATATCTGCCGCCATATAGCAGAGACTTATGAAGATCATGGATACCCATTTCTCCTTGGGAAGGATTCCCTTGAGAGGGCTTCCATCGAGGAATGGCTCCACCATGAAGAGCATAATTTCAACCCTCCGAGCAGATCCTTGTTCTGCCACTTGGCCTTTCCCgttgctgaagaagatgatgatataGACTTGCAGACGAGAAAGCTAGAAGATGTTCTGGAAGTTTATGAGCAAAGGCTTGGTGACAGTGAATTCCTTGCTGGCAACAAGTTCACTCTTGCTGACCTAGTACACCTGCCAAACTCCTACCACATCACAAATTCTGAAAAGTTTCTGTACCTATATGATTCAAGAAAGAATGTGCAGAGGTGGTGGCATGCTATTTCTAGCCGGGGTTCTTGGCAGAAGGTGCTGAAGGTTATGCATGAGGTGGAGCGGCAGAACAAACAAGAGGAACTTGACAAGCAGCAGCAGCGCAAACAGGAAGAACTTGAGAAGCAGCAGCGGCGTCAGTGGCGGAGACAGCATCCTCCAACCAGCAGATCCCCGTTCCGTCTAGACTCCCGGGAGCAACCCAGCACAAAACCTCACACGATATTGGTTCGCCCCCCTGCTAGTATCATCGCTCCCAAGGCTCCTCAAGCAGAGGAGCCTCATCCTACTGAAACTTCCCGTGATGAAACACCAGTCTCCTCAAGCCCAAGTATCCCTACTACTCATAAACCTTCAGATGTCCGAAGCAAACATACTACCATTTCTactacacatgaagaaactccaccaGCCTCCGTCCAAAGTACTCCCAGAATTGCTAAAAAGTCTCCTATTCCTGTCGAAAGAAGAATCAATTTTTTTACCCCAGCTACCTCTCCTACCACTACTGAGAAGCCCTCAAGAACTGGTGTTGATAAGCCCAGAATTGGAGACGCCTCACTAACTTCTGAAGCCACCGAAATAGACCTCCCTACTAAATCCAAGCCAAGTTCATCCAAAAAAGCACCTAATAACCTTCATGTGTTTGATTTCTATGAGGCAAGCAGACATACTGATGAAGCAGAACCTTATACTGGACCCACCTCATCAAAACCTTCAGAAATGCTGGACGAGATATCTGAAACTGATGGGCCAAGCAATGCCATTGATCATGCCGAAACCAGTCCAAGATCAGCTAAAGAAGATTCTGACCGACTCAGGGCGTCAGGTTTCTGGACTGAGAACACAGCCCCTAATGCTGATACTGAGGATAAGAAATCAGTTCGATACACTGAGCGTACTTCACAAAGACCTGTTGGAAATATTTCTAGTAGAGCTACTGACCAGAGAGTTACATATACTTCTCCTGAGAAGCCCCATTCAACTGAAGCTCATCAGAAACTGCAGTCTGAGCAGTGGCATGCTGCTGCAGCTGGGTTCCCTGCTGACCGCAGAAAAGATGCTTCTCTCCCTAAGGGTGCAGGAGATGACACTCAAGCTATTCcattatatgatgatgatgataccaACCAGGAAGCCAGAGAAACTGCATCTGCACCAAGGCGAACAAGAGCTCAAGATCCATATGATACCCCTGAAGGAACATCATCTAGATCACAACCTATCAGTGCTCCACATGATGCTGTTCCTCCGCCCAAGCGAGCAACATCTGAAGGCCCTTATGCACGAAAGGATGTTGTGGAAGCAAGAAGGTTCCGTGTTGACCGCAGAAAAGATGCTCCCCTCCCGAAGCGTGTACAAGATGACACTCAAGCTATTCcattatatgatgatgatgatgatgataccaGCCAGGAAGCCAGAGAACCTGTATCTGCACCAAGGCGAGCAAGGGCTCAAGATCCATATTATACCTCTGAAAGAACATCATCTAGATCACAACCTGTCAATGCTCCACATGACGCTGTTCCTCCGCCCAAGCGAGCAACATCTGAAGGCCCTTATGCACGAAAGGATGTTGTAGAAGCAAGAAGGTTTCCTGCTGACCGCAGAAAAGATGCTCCCCTCCCGAAGCATGTACAAGATGGCACTCAAGCTATTCCATTATATGATGATGATACCAGCCAGGAAGCCAGAGAAACTGCATCTGCACCAAGGCGAGCAAGAGCTCAAGATCCATATGATACCTCTGAAGGAACATCATCTAGATCACAACCTGTCAATGCTCCACATGACGCTGTTCCTCCGCCCAAGCGAGCAACGTCTGAAGGCCCTGCACGAAAGGATGCTGTGGAAGCAAGAAGGTTCCCTGTTGACCACAGAAAAAATGCTCCTCTCCCAAAGCGTGTACGAGATGACACTCAAGCTATTCCATTATATGGTGATGATCATGATACCAACCAGGAAGCCAGAGAAACTGCATCTGCACCAAGGCGAACAAGGGCTCAAGATCCATATGATACCTCTGAAGGAATAGGAACTTACCACTCTTCATCATCTAGACCACATCCTGTCAATGCTCCACATGATGCTGTTCCTCCACCCAAGCAAGCAGCATCTGAAGGCTCTCGACGTGCAACTGCACCATACCTAGCTGCTCAAGAGGTTTTCCAGCAGGGTAGGAAGAGTCCTGCATCAAGGCCAATAGTGCCTCATGATGCCCAAGGCAGCACCGAAGAAGAAGAAACTGTGGAATCATCATCCAAAGCACATCCATTGGATTCTCATCTGGCTGATGTTCGTCCACCTAACCAATTTTTGGATGAAGATGGTTATGGTGCAAGTACACCATTGCAAACAGGAGATACAGATGATCCATATAATGGGAAGCGAGATAGAGGCGCTGCTGCTCCAAAGCGGATGATGTCTCAAGATGCCTTTGAAGAAACAAAGATGACTGATTCTGCATCATTTGAAGCACAAACATCAGATCATCGGCAAGCTGATGCTCCTCCACAAAAGCAACGGCCAACTGAAGATCCTCTAACTACTGCTTCACCATCCAAGAAAAGATATTCTGATGATGAAGATTCGGCCAAACAAGCTAAGCATGCTCATCAGAAACTGCAGTCTGAGCAGTGGCATGCTGCTACAACTGGTTTGAGTAACCTAAAGGGAGAAACTGATGATTTTATGCCTCCTACTCAACAAGAAAAACCTAGCAAAGATGTGCAACATATCTCATCACAAGATACAGAACAAGCAAACACTCGGCCTCTTGCACAAGAACCAGTAGGCATGGATGGACAACTGGTGCAAGGACCAGAAAGGACAGCTCAAACATCCCCAACAAGAtatccaagagttgaagaaaccaGCAAACAACCTAGAGCCCCTGCTTCTATACCAACACATATAGCAGCTCAAGGTGCTAGGGATGTCTTTAGAGAGTCAAAGGTTGCTGATTCCACACCATTGCAAAAGAGATACCCTGATGCCAAAGATGTCGCCAAGAAATCAAAAGTTACCTTTGAAGAAACAAAAAATTCTGATTCTGCACCATCACGAGGGCAACCTTTGGATTCTCAGGGAGCTGATGCTCCATCATGGAAGAAAGAAGCTGCTGATGCTCCATCACGAGGGCAACCTTTGTATTCTCAGAGAGCTGATGCTCCATCGCGGAAGAAAGAAGCAACTGAAGATCCTCGTTCAACTGCACCAGTCAAAAAGAGACACTCCGATGTTGAAGACACCACCAAACAATCTAGGGATAATGGTTTTAAGCCAAGGCAAATTGTGGGTCAAGATGCTCAAGGCACCTACAAAGAAACAAAGCCCAGTGATCCTGTGTCGTATAGAGAACAATCTTCAGATACTTGGCAAGCTGCACCCACTCCAAGAGAGAAAATAGCAACTGAAGGTGGTCCCAGTGTGACTCCACCATCTAAAAGAAGGTCTCCAAGTGATGAAGACACCATCAAGCAACCTAGGGGCACTGCTCCAGCACCTAGGCGGACAACTTCTCATGATGCTAATGTGAGATTTCAAGATTCAAAACCTGCTGATTCCATGTCATCTAGGGAGCAGCCTTTGAGATCAAGAAAAGAGGTTGAAGATTCTCGTAGCAAAACTTCAGCATTTGACAAGACTCATCCTTATGTTGAAGATAGCACTAGGCAAGCTGCAGACACTGATTTTGGGCCAAGGCAGATTGGAGATGAAGACATCACTGAAGAAAAAAAGGTTGCTGATTCTGCACCATCTGTCAGAGCAAGACACACTGACACCCCACGAACTGCACGTCCTCTGTCACAGCtagcagaagaggaagaagatgcccAGGATAAATACAGAGAAGGTAGAGAAACTGCACGTCCTCTGTCACAGcaagcagaagaggaagaagatgtccAGGATAAAGACAGAGAAGGTAGAGACACTGTTTCTGCACCAAAGAAAATGGTGTCCAGAGATGCTCATGACACATATGGAGAAAGAAGGACTCCCCATTCTACATCCACCTCACCCACACCATCCAAAGCACAACCTGCAGATTCTCGGAGCCCTATCAAGGTGGAGAGACCACGTTCTATTTATGAGGAGGACCATCTCGTTGGCCAAGATAGCCATAAGCAACCTCAAACCCTCCCAACTGGTGGGAGAGCAGATGGCTCTACACTAAAGCATCAACAAGATCCTGTGGTTCCATCTATTTCTGAAGAGAAATCAAGTACTCCTCCAGCTCCACCAAGGGCAAGAGTTCGTGATGATCATCCTACTGAAGAGCCATTTAAAGGAGACATTGTTGATGACCGAAAAGGATCACCACCTCTATTGGGCCAAGAACCAACTTCCCAAGTCCAACGTGCCACAGAACTGTCACAGAAAGCAGCTCCTGATGGTGAATTGTCCACCATTGATCAATGGCGGCGCACATCTGTGCCATTACAAGGTGATGATGTGCTGGGTGGGTCTACCATTGATCAAAAGCCAACACCAATGAGTGAAAAATCAATACCCAGTGCTCGGCGTGCCAATGAGATGGTCAAAAAAGAGCAAAGAATGGTACCACCTGCACGAACAGGAGCACAAACGCCCGATGTTCAGCGTGCTCCGTCATCATTCTCAAGAGCTGACACGGCTGAAAGAGATGGAGAGCCGGTACAAATGCAAGCACCTACTCAGCATGCTCGTCCTACTTCAGTGCCTACCAGAAGAGCAACTCCTGATGCTCGTGACACTAGTGATCAAGAGTTTGCGAACAAATCTGATGCCCAAAGATGGAATGCCTTGAAAGCTAAGCATGATGTAGCCATGACCAGTGAAGATGTTCGGGATGACAGTCTGTCAACTCATGATGCTACTGTTGACAACAAGACAGCATTGCCTGCTAGTGAAGCACAAGGTTCAGGCCCTTGGCCCGGTTCAACAGCTACCCCTGTAAATGCTCAACCTACCAGTGACGATGCACGTGTCAGAAGATTTCCACGTGATAAAGGGGCACAACCACCTGAATCAACTCAAGCACAACCCCCTTTTGATGCTCCACATGACTCTGTATCAACCCAAGATGTACCTCGTGACACCTTGGGCAAAACCAAATCTGCCAAACCAAGTTCAACTGAAGGCATGACACCTACAGCTGGACCAGCGCCAACTTTGAAGGCCCAACTTGCTGAACATAAATTTGCTCCATCAGGTGACTCTTAAGTATATTGACTAAAATATGAACCTTCTAACTGACCAAGCGAGGATTAGAAACATGAAAAGATCGTCAAAGCTAATTGTTtgcttcatgaatttcagatcaAAAATTAGCTCGTGCTGCACAACCAACTTCAACTGAAGGCATGCCACCTACAGCTGGACCACAGCCAACTTTCAAGGCCCAACTTGCTGAACAGAAATTTGCCCCATCAGGTGACTAGTTATTCTTAAGTATTGATTAAAATATGAACCTTCTAACTGACCAAGGGAGGATTAGGAACATGAAAATATTGTCAAAGCTAATTGTtcgtttcatgaatttcagataaaAAAGTAGCTCGTGCTGCGCCTGAATCAAGTAAAGAAGGTACTGGTTTTTCTGCACCCGAGAAACCACAGACAATTTTTCGTCAAGAAGCAAGACCATCTGCGCCAATCACAAAACAAGTTCCATCCTCAGATGCCCACCATGATACCAGGAAAATCAAGCATGTCACCCTTGCTAATTTTCCCCCTGATGTTTCACCAATACCACCTTTTCCAAGTCGTGAGCAAGTTCCCCATGCACCACAAACATTCCCTAATAAAAAAGACATGGCACCTGCACCAGGCACAAAGGACTCTCTAGCCCCAGATACCCAAATTGCTTCAGAAAATGTTCAGGAAGCCATTCCTGACAATTATCGCACTGATGAGTTAACAGTGCCATTTGTCTCGAGTGGAAAACAAGGTTCCTATGCTGGACCCTTTACTGAACCACAGGAAGGACCATCTCCTGATGCTCATGGCGCTGCAGATGACAAGGACATAACTAAATATCCATCTGATAGTTATGTTCGTCCCACCAGTGGTAGCGATGTATTTCCTGCTGTGAAGAAATCTGCCCCATCAGGTAACCAGATTCTCTTTCAAGTTGAAAAACAGTGCACCTTCTAGGATCCTAAAGCTACCTTTCtcaaaactaaatatcctgctacgTACTGACATCTCTTCTTGCTTTTTAGGTCAAGATTCAATTCAGTCTGCACAACAATCTTCCTCAGCTGAGACTAGGAAAGAAGAGACTATCGTTTCTGCAGCTGGACCCACACTGCCCACAACCATCGGTAAAGACACGCAAGGTTCTCGGCGCCCTATCAAGGCGGAGAGAACACCTTCTGCTTATCAGGAGGACCATCTTGTTGCCCAAGACAGCCATGAGCAACCTCAAACCCTCCCAACTGGTGGCAGAGCAGATGATTCTACACCAAAGCGTCAACAAGATCCTAAAGATAAATCAAGTACTCCTCCAGCTCCACCCAGAGCAAGAGTTCGTGATGATCATCCTACTGAAGAGCCTTTTAACGGAGACACTGTTGATGAGCAAAAAGGAGCACCACCTCTATTGGGCCAAGAACCAACTTCCCAAGTCCAACGTGCCACTGAACTATCACAGGAAGCAGCTCCCGATGGAGATATGTCCAGCAAACCTTCCACCATTGGTCAATGGCAGCGCACATCTGTGCCGCTACAAGGTATAACTCCCAATTCTGGTGATGATGTGCTGGGTGGGTCTACCATTGATCAAAAGCCAACACCAATGAGTGAACAATCAATACCCAGTGCTCGGGGTGCCAGTGAGATGGTAGAAAAAGAGCAAAGAATGGCACCACCTGCACGACCAGGAGCACGAACACCCGATGTTCTGAGTGCTCCATCATCATTCTCAGCAGCTGACAGAGCTGAGAGAGATGGAGAACCAGTACAAATGCAAGCACCAACTCTGCATGATCAAGGGGCACAACCACCTGAATCAACTCAAGCACAATCACCTTTTGATGCTCCACGTGACTCGGTATCAACCCAAGATGTACCTAGTGATGCCTTGGACAAAACCAATGTTGCAAAATCAACTTCAACTGAAGGCAAGGCACCAGCGCCAACTTCGAAGGCCCAGCTTGCTGAAGAGAAATTTGCTCCATCAGGTGACCAGTTTCTCTTAAGTATTGACTAAAATGTGAACCTTCTAGGTCAACGAGGGAGGATTAGGAACATGAAAATATCGTCAAAGCTAATTGTTtgcttcatgaatttcagataaaAAATTAGCTCGTGCTGCACGACCAACTTCAACTGAAGGCATGACACCTACAGCTGGACCAGCGCCAACTTCGAAGGCCCAACTTCCTGAGCAGAAATTTGCTCCATCAGGTGACTAGTTACTCTCAAGCATTGGCTAAAATATATAAACCTTCTAACAGACCAAGGGGGATTAGAAACATGAAAGATCGTCAAAGCTAATTGTTTGCTTCATGAGTTTCAGATAAAAAACCTGAGAAACCACAGACAATTTTTCGTCAAGAAGCGAGACCATCTGCGCCAATCACAAAACAAGTTCCATCCTCAGATTCCCATCATGCTACTAGGAAAATCCAGCAACCCACCCTTGATAATGTTCCCACTGATGATTCATCAATACCACCTTTTCCAAGTCATGAACAAGTTTCCCATGCACCACAAGCATTCCCTAGTAAAAAAGACAGGGCACCTGCACCAGGCACAAAGGACTCCCCAGCCTCAAATACCCAAATTGCTTCAGCAAAAGTCCAGGAAACTATGCCTGACAATTATCGCACTGATGAGTTAACAGTGCCATCTGTCTCAAGTGAAAAACAAGGTTCCTATGCTGGATCCTCTACTGAACCACATGAAGGATCATCTCCTGATGCTTATGGTGCTGCAGATGCCAAGGACATAACTAAATATCCATCTAGGCAAGCACCAGTTTTAGAATATAGGCCTGATTCAACACCAGCTGATAGTTATGTTCGTCCCATCAGTGGTAGCGAAGTATTTCCTGCTGTAAAGAAATCTGCCCCATCAGGTAACCATATTCTCTTTCAAGTTGGAAAACAGCACACCTTGTAGCATCCTCAAGCTACCTTTCtcaaaactaaatatcctgctactTACTGACATCGCTTCTTGCATTTTAGATCAAGATTCAGTTCAGTCTGCAAAACAACCTTCCCCAGCTGAGACCAAGAAAGAAGAGACTATCGTTGCTGCAGCTGAACCGACATTGCCAACAATTGTCGGTAAAGACACAGAAGGTATGCgaggcactccaaccttggattacgATCCCACGGGAGACAAACGTGCTGATATTCAGAGTGGTAGATCTGATGAAGTAGCCCTTCCAGAACAGAAATCCGGACCCTCAGGTTAGTTATCTCAGTGTGACTATGCAGGCCTATAGATGATTACATGCAGAAAAACTTACTCTAAAATACAAAGTTACCCTTGTATAATTTTCTTGCTACTACTAATGCTGCCACTTGCGTTTCAGATCGGGATTCAGCTCGTTCTACGCAATCAAGATCCTCTGCTGAGCCTATGGATAAAGAGCTTAATTATCCAAGTTCTGCAAAACCACTTTCCTCTGCCACACCTGACCAGACAAAGGACTTACAACCTACTATTGGTCAACAAGTGCCTGCACCAGGAACATCAGAATATCCATCCTCAGGTACCCACCATACTTCAGGGAAATTTCAGGAAGTTGCTCCTGATGATCACCATATTGTTGAATCAAGTCCAGGCAAAGGACAAGTTTACCGCACCGAACCTGATCTTGAGGTATCTGAAGGCCTAGTCCCTTATTCACGTAGTGTCATAGGTGAAAAGACTATGAGACCTCCATCTAGCCAAGCACAAAGTTCAGACTCAAAACCTGATCCCACCCAAAACCGTGGCGATGAGCCTTCCACAAGATCTTTACCCAATCAAGTAGCAAAACAACATGCAGAAACCCAATCACCACCGACTCTCGTGGTTCC
This window of the Triticum aestivum cultivar Chinese Spring chromosome 5D, IWGSC CS RefSeq v2.1, whole genome shotgun sequence genome carries:
- the LOC123122432 gene encoding microtubule-associated protein futsch isoform X5; translated protein: MAGLGIGAPIVKVYHEKSIILPDVSRVLACLYEKEIDFERETFSSYKSLLRLQASSHVPVPFYDGPNKFLEESRDICRHIAETYEDHGYPFLLGKDSLERASIEEWLHHEEHNFNPPSRSLFCHLAFPVAEEDDDIDLQTRKLEDVLEVYEQRLGDSEFLAGNKFTLADLVHLPNSYHITNSEKFLYLYDSRKNVQRWWHAISSRGSWQKVLKVMHEVERQNKQEELDKQQQRKQEELEKQQRRQWRRQHPPTSRSPFRLDSREQPSTKPHTILVRPPASIIAPKAPQAEEPHPTETSRDETPVSSSPSIPTTHKPSDVRSKHTTISTTHEETPPASVQSTPRIAKKSPIPVERRINFFTPATSPTTTEKPSRTGVDKPRIGDASLTSEATEIDLPTKSKPSSSKKAPNNLHVFDFYEASRHTDEAEPYTGPTSSKPSEMLDEISETDGPSNAIDHAETSPRSAKEDSDRLRASGFWTENTAPNADTEDKKSVRYTERTSQRPVGNISSRATDQRVTYTSPEKPHSTEAHQKLQSEQWHAAAAGFPADRRKDASLPKGAGDDTQAIPLYDDDDTNQEARETASAPRRTRAQDPYDTPEGTSSRSQPISAPHDAVPPPKRATSEGPYARKDVVEARRFRVDRRKDAPLPKRVQDDTQAIPLYDDDDDDTSQEAREPVSAPRRARAQDPYYTSERTSSRSQPVNAPHDAVPPPKRATSEGPYARKDVVEARRFPADRRKDAPLPKHVQDGTQAIPLYDDDTSQEARETASAPRRARAQDPYDTSEGTSSRSQPVNAPHDAVPPPKRATSEGPARKDAVEARRFPVDHRKNAPLPKRVRDDTQAIPLYGDDHDTNQEARETASAPRRTRAQDPYDTSEGIGTYHSSSSRPHPVNAPHDAVPPPKQAASEGSRRATAPYLAAQEVFQQGRKSPASRPIVPHDAQGSTEEEETVESSSKAHPLDSHLADVRPPNQFLDEDGYGASTPLQTGDTDDPYNGKRDRGAAAPKRMMSQDAFEETKMTDSASFEAQTSDHRQADAPPQKQRPTEDPLTTASPSKKRYSDDEDSAKQAKHAHQKLQSEQWHAATTGLSNLKGETDDFMPPTQQEKPSKDVQHISSQDTEQANTRPLAQEPVGMDGQLVQGPERTAQTSPTRYPRVEETSKQPRAPASIPTHIAAQGARDVFRESKVADSTPLQKRYPDAKDVAKKSKVTFEETKNSDSAPSRGQPLDSQGADAPSWKKEAADAPSRGQPLYSQRADAPSRKKEATEDPRSTAPVKKRHSDVEDTTKQSRDNGFKPRQIVGQDAQGTYKETKPSDPVSYREQSSDTWQAAPTPREKIATEGGPSVTPPSKRRSPSDEDTIKQPRGTAPAPRRTTSHDANVRFQDSKPADSMSSREQPLRSRKEVEDSRSKTSAFDKTHPYVEDSTRQAADTDFGPRQIGDEDITEEKKVADSAPSVRARHTDTPRTARPLSQLAEEEEDAQDKYREGRETARPLSQQAEEEEDVQDKDREGRDTVSAPKKMVSRDAHDTYGERRTPHSTSTSPTPSKAQPADSRSPIKVERPRSIYEEDHLVGQDSHKQPQTLPTGGRADGSTLKHQQDPVVPSISEEKSSTPPAPPRARVRDDHPTEEPFKGDIVDDRKGSPPLLGQEPTSQVQRATELSQKAAPDGELSTIDQWRRTSVPLQGDDVLGGSTIDQKPTPMSEKSIPSARRANEMVKKEQRMVPPARTGAQTPDVQRAPSSFSRADTAERDGEPVQMQAPTQHARPTSVPTRRATPDARDTSDQEFANKSDAQRWNALKAKHDVAMTSEDVRDDSLSTHDATVDNKTALPASEAQGSGPWPGSTATPVNAQPTSDDARVRRFPRDKGAQPPESTQAQPPFDAPHDSVSTQDVPRDTLGKTKSAKPSSTEGMTPTAGPAPTLKAQLAEHKFAPSDKKLARAARPTSTEGMTPTAGPAPTSKAQLPEQKFAPSDKKPEKPQTIFRQEARPSAPITKQVPSSDSHHATRKIQQPTLDNVPTDDSSIPPFPSHEQVSHAPQAFPSKKDRAPAPGTKDSPASNTQIASAKVQETMPDNYRTDELTVPSVSSEKQGSYAGSSTEPHEGSSPDAYGAADAKDITKYPSRQAPVLEYRPDSTPADSYVRPISGSEVFPAVKKSAPSDQDSVQSAKQPSPAETKKEETIVAAAEPTLPTIVGKDTEGMRGTPTLDYDPTGDKRADIQSGRSDEVALPEQKSGPSDRDSARSTQSRSSAEPMDKELNYPSSAKPLSSATPDQTKDLQPTIGQQVPAPGTSEYPSSGTHHTSGKFQEVAPDDHHIVESSPGKGQVYRTEPDLEVSEGLVPYSRSVIGEKTMRPPSSQAQSSDSKPDPTQNRGDEPSTRSLPNQVAKQHAETQSPPTLVVPYDSESTQDVTSDTLGKAKSLKPSSIDQQATGSASTPDTHLGGASGEVARPGQKLPLKDQDSANSTQKSSYSEPQKEQSTVAAPNQSKGSQATSEVVTPADQSIAPSEPLSFVETNKEFTVAEAEESKVSRPVNAQQDIKHVPDISEPVLDNVSMEEQYQHASEPREGPPPDVHGTFVDRKTAPSSSQAQRPDAKHDVLPLSVDVDKKTVPPSSQAQILPSSVDVGPSSNEQPTTRLRRDQEAQAQLPAATKQPPPFEAPVYSKSNQDAPKSFKLPSADQDVMSPKVVPASAPDTQFGLVSDEITHDGQNSPLSAQDIARSAQRPFFVEPTKEDGIVAASGQTNEARPISGQRGITPTPDKQRIPDLRGAGDEKMSLPSSQAQNSDIRPDSAPIGGDVHRTSGDEPATSSVRDSQARPPAGTQNVPDGFLENTKSPRPPSTDQEPMASLAPAPDAPQDQDSNRSSQFSPSLVSRKDVANADQTNVSQAGLREPPSSDAKLPSKEIQESSPDAYLTKSEKPLPMKDPVRPPHEASFDLSSGEKPPMIKGDQVSTISDVSPSASEEVGQSKNSAVKGPISAELVSSFPQKNLEKTSPEEKWNQQQQTDQSTTRSSEDNNIEASGTRNPNTSTTSRDIQPSPLKERMQAVEGSRNQQQSDQAVFQSIQDNRTQIQETKARDTGFDKPEVIRADSAPTSGDAHRTSGDGPTTSSLRDSQAQPSAGTENVPAVYSEKESPRPLSTDQEVMKPMTNPTPAPDSPQDQYSNHASQFTPSVVSRKNVANADKTNISEAGLRGPASSDATLSSEQIQESRPDDYLTKSEKELPMKGTDPVQPPEVAAFDLPSDGKPTMIKGDQVNTISSVSLSASQPVGESESAVERPLSDELVSSFPEKHLEKRSPEEKSNQQQQTDQSSTRLTKDDSIESSGIASQNILTTSRDIQPSPLKQNNQAAERSRKQQQADPVFQSTQDNKRQTEETEAQDTGSDQHEEINPDSAPTSGDANRTSGDGPATSSLRNSQAQPPAETQNAPVVFSEKIKSPRPPSTDQELVTPLTSPAPTPDTPQEKDSTRSPQLPPPVESRRDIANTGQTNLSPAGLRETASSDAMPPSEKIQESSPDAYLSKSEKPILPLTGTDTVQPPVEGSFDLSSDGKPTMIKGDQANTKSNVSLSPSQAVGQSENSAVKGAPSDDSVSPFPQKNLERTSPEEKPKQQQQSSTRSSRDDSIEASETASPNILASGDIQPSPLNQRSPMKENIQAAEGFRNQQQADQDFFQPRQDNRKQMEETEAQDTSTDYPENTNGASQRAALEQQQGENVRRAQRQSNDTNNSYEPTKDAPNIIQADNKPESSSRTPEEPRQQAQPEGKTRGGEIMSPASETGQPEESDLPPSNKGITSQSQSETSDKLEDQTSSSTRNRGTDSSKLDGATDDTKSADTDDNNPSS